From one Haloarcula halobia genomic stretch:
- a CDS encoding RNA-guided endonuclease InsQ/TnpB family protein, with product MEYSHRYHAYPTQGVAERLEYHIDIHRQAYNYTLYEYEHVDADNIGTAYKHHYRLPGWKDEFLVFSKVNSKALQRTVTRFYQNLNRLSEQKQNGNKVGKLKWKSPTEFQSMTYSQSGFELKNTSGRRATLWLSKIGEIKIRYHREIPTNVEIKEVTVKKEMTGDWFVSFGLEMDDADLPEEPDVNSLNASNSVGIDLGIRNYIHTSDGTTVDWLDLEEEYERLRREQRKLSRKEKGSNNYETQRRKVVTIKRHIRRKVLDYQHKITTWVVREYDAVFVEDLNVTGMLQDAGNARNKQDAAWRQFITLLEYKGDLYGTHVVQVEASGTTKECASCGVETKKPLWVREHSCPSCGFKTDRDANAAMNVLQRGFAELGLGWSEEKPVETALPTDTDDFREVSAKRVIEAGSLEA from the coding sequence ATGGAGTACAGTCACCGTTACCATGCTTATCCGACACAAGGGGTAGCGGAGAGACTGGAATACCATATCGACATTCATCGTCAAGCGTACAACTACACCCTGTACGAATACGAACACGTGGACGCCGACAATATCGGCACCGCGTACAAACACCACTACCGACTTCCTGGTTGGAAAGACGAGTTTCTCGTCTTCTCAAAAGTCAACTCAAAAGCTCTGCAACGAACAGTCACGCGGTTCTACCAGAACCTCAACAGACTTTCCGAGCAGAAACAAAACGGGAACAAGGTCGGGAAACTCAAATGGAAGTCTCCAACGGAGTTCCAGAGTATGACGTACTCGCAGTCCGGCTTCGAACTCAAAAACACGAGTGGCCGACGTGCGACGCTCTGGCTTTCCAAAATCGGAGAGATTAAAATCCGATACCATCGAGAGATTCCCACCAATGTTGAGATCAAAGAAGTCACTGTCAAAAAAGAAATGACTGGTGACTGGTTCGTCTCTTTTGGACTAGAAATGGACGATGCGGACCTGCCTGAGGAACCAGACGTGAACTCTCTCAATGCGAGCAACAGCGTCGGGATCGACCTCGGAATCCGCAACTATATCCACACCTCGGACGGTACGACTGTGGACTGGCTTGACCTCGAAGAAGAGTACGAACGACTCCGGCGTGAACAACGCAAGCTGTCTCGCAAGGAGAAAGGATCGAACAACTACGAGACGCAACGTCGAAAAGTGGTTACAATCAAGCGGCACATCAGGCGGAAAGTGCTGGACTACCAGCACAAGATCACCACATGGGTCGTCCGAGAATACGACGCCGTGTTCGTCGAAGACCTCAACGTCACGGGAATGCTTCAGGATGCGGGGAACGCTCGGAACAAGCAGGATGCCGCGTGGCGACAGTTCATCACCTTGCTCGAATACAAGGGCGACCTGTACGGTACGCATGTGGTGCAGGTCGAAGCCAGTGGTACGACGAAAGAGTGTGCCTCTTGTGGTGTAGAGACAAAGAAACCGTTGTGGGTGCGAGAACATTCTTGTCCGTCATGTGGGTTCAAGACGGACAGGGACGCGAACGCAGCGATGAACGTCTTACAACGTGGCTTTGCTGAGCTAGGGCTGGGATGGTCCGAAGAAAAGCCTGTGGAGACCGCGCTCCCTACGGACACTGATGACTTTCGAGAGGTGTCTGCAAAGCGCGTCATCGAAGCAGGAAGCCTCGAAGCTTGA
- a CDS encoding orc1/cdc6 family replication initiation protein, with the protein MNDITFSPTSTIFEQREALLEEWTPEQLVGRDEELQRYHSALQPVINNETPSNIFLYGKSGVGKTAATRYLLEALERDAANVDGLDLHTVEINCDGLNSSYQAAVALVNELRDPTDQISNTGYPQASVYQFLFEALDEMGGTVLIVLDEVDHIEDDSLLYKLPRARSNGDISEAKLGVIGISNDLDFRNQLSSKVRSSLCEKEVSFSAYDAKELQLVLRQREEVAFQEDVIDDGVIEMCAAYGAKDSGDARQALDLLLEAGDLAREYDDELVAEEHVREARQRLQTDQVVEGIRNYSDHGQLVLYALTALAEQNETPARTKDILSAYQEIATEEGMSPVSERSVRDYLGELNQLGITSSTEYNRGKSGGKYKEHDLEQSVESVKTGLSELLDTAR; encoded by the coding sequence ATGAACGACATCACTTTCTCGCCGACCTCCACAATCTTCGAGCAGCGGGAGGCACTTCTCGAGGAGTGGACGCCCGAGCAACTCGTCGGGCGGGACGAAGAACTTCAGCGATATCACTCTGCTCTCCAGCCCGTGATCAACAACGAAACCCCCTCCAATATCTTCTTGTACGGCAAAAGCGGTGTCGGTAAAACCGCCGCCACGCGGTATCTGCTGGAAGCTCTTGAACGAGACGCAGCTAACGTCGATGGTCTTGATCTCCACACTGTCGAGATCAACTGTGATGGTCTCAATTCCAGTTATCAGGCTGCCGTTGCCCTTGTCAACGAACTTCGCGACCCCACAGACCAAATCTCGAATACCGGTTATCCGCAGGCATCTGTCTATCAGTTCCTTTTCGAGGCACTCGACGAAATGGGCGGTACCGTCCTCATTGTGCTGGACGAAGTCGATCATATCGAAGACGATTCGTTGCTATACAAATTGCCACGTGCCAGATCGAACGGAGATATCTCAGAGGCAAAACTCGGAGTAATTGGAATCTCGAATGATCTGGATTTTCGGAATCAGTTATCTTCGAAAGTCCGCTCGAGCCTGTGTGAAAAAGAGGTCTCATTTTCCGCGTACGACGCCAAGGAACTACAGCTCGTCCTCAGACAGCGCGAGGAAGTAGCCTTCCAGGAGGACGTCATCGATGATGGTGTCATCGAGATGTGTGCGGCATACGGCGCAAAGGACTCAGGGGACGCACGACAGGCACTCGATCTGTTGCTTGAGGCCGGGGACCTCGCCCGAGAGTACGATGATGAACTCGTCGCAGAAGAACACGTTCGTGAAGCACGGCAACGACTCCAGACTGACCAGGTCGTCGAAGGGATTCGCAACTATTCTGATCACGGTCAACTCGTGTTGTATGCGCTCACTGCCCTCGCTGAACAGAACGAGACGCCGGCTCGGACGAAAGATATTCTTTCGGCGTATCAGGAAATCGCGACTGAAGAGGGAATGAGTCCCGTGTCCGAACGCTCTGTCCGCGACTATCTTGGCGAACTCAACCAACTGGGGATCACGTCGTCGACGGAATACAATCGCGGCAAGAGCGGTGGCAAGTACAAGGAACACGACCTCGAGCAGTCTGTTGAGTCGGTCAAAACTGGTCTTTCGGAGCTCCTTGACACAGCTCGCTAG
- a CDS encoding CopG family transcriptional regulator — MNRFTISLDEELGEWVELQSEERGVSKSKVIRDAVEAAKSGDTTMLQRSELVDRIDDLENRVDALERERNEAATEGTGKIPAVETEGSNDGDSDHNEDVIEAFREWLSDRPPETEHGKEAMVETLRVLRNADGELSTSEVQDAVYKSHNEHYSDAHSMWQSLSRNVDEATPGIEKAGYGKWRYSGDKETLQAIQSN, encoded by the coding sequence GTGAATCGATTTACCATCTCTCTCGACGAAGAACTCGGTGAATGGGTGGAATTACAATCTGAGGAACGGGGCGTCTCAAAATCGAAGGTAATCCGCGACGCAGTCGAGGCCGCAAAAAGCGGTGACACAACGATGCTGCAGAGAAGTGAACTTGTGGATCGAATTGATGACCTCGAGAATCGTGTCGACGCTCTCGAGAGAGAACGTAATGAGGCCGCCACCGAGGGCACGGGCAAGATCCCGGCGGTCGAAACGGAGGGCTCCAATGATGGCGACAGTGATCATAATGAGGATGTTATCGAGGCGTTCCGAGAATGGCTATCTGACCGTCCACCGGAGACGGAACACGGTAAAGAGGCTATGGTTGAGACACTTCGGGTTCTCCGTAATGCCGATGGAGAGCTGTCAACCAGTGAAGTCCAAGATGCAGTCTATAAATCCCATAACGAGCACTATAGCGACGCTCATTCGATGTGGCAGAGTCTCAGCCGCAATGTCGATGAAGCGACACCCGGAATCGAGAAAGCAGGGTACGGGAAGTGGAGATACTCCGGGGATAAAGAAACGCTACAGGCCATCCAGTCCAATTGA
- a CDS encoding helix-turn-helix domain-containing protein has protein sequence MPHRDEETGRYTGEYSTEDFLDAIANQGGMAGTGEIATQVGCAHDTAYKRLQKLEEEGMLSSRKVGNTLLWTRS, from the coding sequence ATGCCCCACCGTGACGAAGAGACTGGCCGGTACACCGGTGAGTACTCTACCGAGGACTTCCTCGATGCTATCGCTAACCAAGGTGGGATGGCTGGCACGGGAGAGATTGCAACTCAGGTTGGTTGTGCCCACGACACTGCGTATAAGCGGCTACAAAAACTGGAAGAAGAAGGAATGCTTTCGTCCCGAAAAGTCGGGAACACTCTCTTGTGGACCAGATCATAA
- a CDS encoding HNH endonuclease: MTDHRGSDEPVDQETRDQALSRDDYSCQFCGVVGPTRGGYARLEIHHKERNPDHMEEHDLKNLVTLCRHCHGWFHRKPTADDVETELLPADRPELLPQDFEILGYLEQDGPASTSEIAEAVSIEQSEMTIRERLSVLMGLDSLVDERETQIVDKDVDTGEWGLPDDIDVSARGRVPENTRTLLKRAEDELIRLAIAAGYNRPTVADVYDVGYRTTWRKERRAHAFQLPLTKLYRQADGEQTEVTADAADRESEHRLHLGK; encoded by the coding sequence ATGACGGACCACCGCGGCTCCGACGAACCAGTCGATCAGGAGACCCGCGACCAGGCGCTCTCCCGGGATGACTACAGCTGCCAATTCTGTGGCGTAGTGGGGCCGACGCGTGGCGGCTATGCCCGCCTCGAGATCCACCACAAAGAGCGCAATCCCGACCACATGGAGGAACACGACCTGAAGAATCTGGTGACGCTGTGCCGGCACTGCCACGGCTGGTTCCACCGGAAGCCCACGGCCGACGATGTCGAGACCGAGCTCCTGCCTGCCGACCGGCCAGAACTGCTCCCGCAGGATTTCGAGATCCTGGGCTATCTCGAACAGGATGGCCCCGCCTCGACCAGCGAGATAGCAGAGGCTGTCAGTATCGAGCAGTCCGAGATGACTATCCGCGAGCGGTTGTCGGTGCTTATGGGCCTAGATAGTCTCGTCGACGAACGCGAGACCCAGATCGTCGACAAGGATGTCGACACTGGCGAGTGGGGGCTGCCCGACGATATCGATGTCTCGGCACGCGGCCGCGTCCCGGAGAACACGCGGACGCTACTGAAGCGTGCCGAAGACGAGCTGATCCGGCTGGCGATCGCTGCCGGGTACAACCGGCCGACGGTAGCCGACGTCTACGATGTCGGCTACCGGACGACCTGGCGCAAGGAACGCCGTGCGCATGCCTTCCAGCTGCCGCTGACGAAGCTGTATAGGCAGGCAGACGGCGAGCAGACGGAGGTCACGGCGGACGCTGCCGACCGCGAGTCAGAGCACCGACTCCACCTCGGTAAGTAA
- a CDS encoding orc1/cdc6 family replication initiation protein — MGMFQRDHQVFADAEPLDDSYEPEDIRERDEELEKYQRALQPIIDNRPTSNIFLYGKTGTGKTVATKFMLSHLENDAVEYDDVDLSTVWVSCENLSSSYQVAVALVNELRESQDKDRISTTGYSQQRVFDILYEELDALGGTVVIVLDEIDNIGHSDDILYGLPRARSNGYVDDVRPVIVGISNDFQFRDNLSPKVKDTLAEKEILFPPYDANQLRSILNPRAEKAFHDGVLTDDVVPLCAAFAAQDTGSARQAIRLLREAGELAQSADSDTMTEEHVRDAQDELEKNQLYEGMQELTTQGHAVLCALAYHQALDDVPVRSRDLYERYVKICDRLEADSVSERRVRDHLSDMNMLGLISVYERNEGLSAGRYHEYELDVPLKSVLEVLLSTTRFEELANIIKSTADDNNLLQSDISDY, encoded by the coding sequence ATGGGGATGTTCCAACGAGACCATCAGGTGTTCGCTGATGCAGAGCCCCTTGATGACTCCTATGAACCCGAGGATATTCGTGAACGGGACGAGGAACTCGAAAAATATCAGCGAGCCCTTCAGCCGATTATCGATAACCGCCCGACGTCCAACATCTTTCTGTACGGTAAGACAGGAACGGGGAAGACCGTCGCGACGAAATTTATGTTGTCCCATCTCGAGAACGACGCTGTTGAGTACGATGATGTCGATCTCTCGACCGTTTGGGTCAGCTGCGAGAATCTCTCTTCGTCATACCAGGTCGCCGTTGCTCTCGTCAACGAACTCCGTGAAAGCCAAGACAAGGACCGCATCAGCACCACTGGCTACTCTCAGCAGCGGGTTTTCGATATCCTCTATGAGGAACTCGACGCGCTTGGTGGCACAGTCGTGATTGTCCTCGACGAGATCGATAACATCGGCCACTCTGACGACATCCTCTACGGTCTTCCTCGAGCACGGTCGAATGGCTACGTCGACGACGTACGCCCAGTAATCGTTGGCATCAGCAATGATTTTCAGTTCCGAGACAACCTCTCGCCGAAGGTCAAGGACACGCTCGCCGAAAAAGAGATCCTCTTTCCACCGTACGACGCGAATCAACTGCGCTCGATTCTCAACCCCCGCGCCGAGAAGGCGTTCCACGATGGTGTCTTAACGGATGATGTCGTCCCACTCTGTGCAGCATTTGCTGCTCAGGACACGGGATCTGCTCGACAGGCAATCCGGCTGCTTCGTGAAGCCGGCGAACTCGCGCAATCTGCCGATTCTGACACCATGACTGAGGAACACGTCCGGGACGCTCAAGACGAACTCGAGAAGAACCAACTCTACGAGGGGATGCAGGAACTCACGACACAGGGACACGCTGTCCTCTGTGCGCTTGCGTATCATCAAGCCCTTGACGATGTTCCGGTTCGCTCTCGCGATTTATACGAACGATACGTGAAGATTTGCGACCGGCTTGAGGCTGACAGCGTGAGCGAGCGCCGTGTTCGCGACCACCTCTCGGATATGAATATGCTCGGGCTCATTAGCGTCTATGAACGAAACGAGGGACTCTCGGCTGGTCGGTATCACGAGTACGAGCTTGACGTTCCACTGAAATCTGTGCTGGAAGTCCTACTCTCGACGACCCGCTTCGAGGAACTTGCGAACATCATCAAGTCGACGGCCGACGATAACAACCTTCTCCAGTCAGATATTTCCGACTACTGA
- a CDS encoding DUF6788 family protein: MPGQPPSPDSLPQYLAEGVPKQDDADLRALQDWIDDLLEYRQDVATEDIDAGEGESIEAVEESSGGTVVIKKVSCGKDNCKCQSGELHGPYKYIVRRQGDSLNWEYKGPVSE, translated from the coding sequence ATGCCCGGCCAACCACCATCTCCCGATTCGCTTCCCCAGTATCTTGCTGAGGGCGTCCCAAAGCAAGATGACGCAGACCTGCGCGCCCTCCAGGATTGGATCGATGATCTCCTCGAGTACCGCCAGGACGTCGCCACCGAAGATATCGACGCCGGCGAGGGTGAGTCAATCGAAGCTGTCGAGGAATCGAGTGGCGGGACGGTGGTGATCAAGAAGGTCAGTTGTGGCAAGGACAACTGCAAATGTCAATCTGGTGAACTACATGGCCCTTACAAGTATATCGTCCGCCGACAGGGCGACAGCCTCAATTGGGAGTACAAAGGGCCTGTCTCTGAGTAA
- a CDS encoding winged helix-turn-helix domain-containing protein, protein MTETWDDVNQQVKADWKAETTPFERVYEIVEQTHDGQSAAEIADRALVSEPTARRHCKTLVNTGFAETDQDGRTTLYKRNSDRILMSRIRELRDEASRTELLNGIKEMKAEIRRYEDRYDVVSPEELAQQLDADEMEGWDDLTAWRTTRQNLAVAQLALAYDEASQQFAV, encoded by the coding sequence ATGACCGAGACGTGGGACGATGTCAACCAGCAGGTCAAAGCGGACTGGAAAGCGGAGACCACGCCGTTCGAGCGGGTGTACGAAATCGTCGAACAGACTCACGACGGGCAGTCAGCAGCCGAGATAGCCGACCGCGCACTCGTGAGCGAGCCGACGGCACGCCGCCACTGCAAGACACTCGTGAACACGGGCTTCGCGGAGACGGATCAAGACGGTCGAACAACGCTGTACAAGCGAAACAGTGACCGGATATTGATGTCCCGGATCCGTGAGCTTCGTGACGAAGCGAGCCGGACGGAGTTGCTCAACGGCATCAAGGAAATGAAAGCCGAGATCCGGCGCTACGAGGACCGCTACGACGTGGTATCACCTGAAGAACTCGCCCAGCAACTCGACGCCGACGAGATGGAGGGGTGGGACGACCTAACTGCATGGCGAACGACGCGACAGAATCTCGCGGTCGCCCAGCTCGCACTCGCATACGACGAAGCCAGCCAACAGTTCGCGGTATGA
- a CDS encoding MarR family transcriptional regulator, with protein sequence MLTEGEVRALTALHGEQTVSDLATNLDRSLSYTSELVKRLETAGLVEARRQGKTNQVRLSDARALELLTDLTQQYSHIDWPELLSGSALRVCYYLDTPRAATELARRADVHRSTVHRTLAPLQHRGLVYQTDNGAYALNDGFEQLSTFARELAHHVHRQTVEEQTDTYRILWESLDEFLVQTPTEITDEHFISTGPDQFQRYGLPLLTRDRRHYLYSETTTELSPEMLCCHMLVIDLGARTQSYCLLLLSHVDIDRDELRAQATKYSVEDIVDDLCTYLETSGTQRTSRLPEWEDVQELADEYEVTL encoded by the coding sequence ATGCTCACAGAAGGCGAGGTTCGCGCCCTCACTGCCCTCCATGGTGAGCAGACGGTCTCTGACCTTGCAACGAATCTCGATCGAAGTCTCAGCTACACCTCCGAACTCGTCAAACGGCTCGAAACAGCTGGCCTCGTCGAGGCCCGCCGACAGGGGAAAACAAATCAGGTACGGCTGTCGGATGCAAGGGCACTCGAGTTACTCACGGACCTTACCCAGCAGTATTCACACATCGACTGGCCAGAACTGTTGTCAGGGTCAGCCCTCCGTGTCTGCTACTACCTCGATACCCCACGGGCTGCGACCGAACTCGCACGCCGCGCCGACGTCCACCGAAGCACTGTCCACCGTACGCTTGCCCCGCTTCAACATCGCGGACTCGTTTACCAAACCGACAACGGGGCGTACGCACTGAACGACGGCTTCGAACAGCTGAGTACATTCGCTCGTGAGCTTGCCCATCATGTCCACCGCCAGACTGTCGAAGAACAGACCGACACGTACAGGATTCTGTGGGAATCTCTCGACGAGTTCCTTGTGCAGACGCCGACCGAGATCACCGACGAGCACTTCATTTCGACAGGCCCAGACCAGTTTCAGCGATACGGCCTCCCACTCTTGACACGTGACCGCAGACACTACCTCTATTCGGAGACGACGACCGAGCTCTCCCCGGAGATGTTGTGCTGCCACATGCTCGTGATCGATTTGGGCGCACGAACGCAGTCATACTGTTTGCTCCTGCTCAGTCACGTCGACATTGACCGCGACGAACTTCGAGCCCAAGCCACCAAGTACAGCGTCGAGGACATCGTCGACGACCTCTGCACGTATCTCGAAACCAGCGGTACCCAGCGGACGTCCCGACTTCCCGAGTGGGAGGACGTTCAGGAGCTCGCTGATGAGTACGAGGTGACGCTATGA
- a CDS encoding DUF6036 family nucleotidyltransferase: MRARFDSAYIRSELERIGQQLDNPLTVFLIGGGSMAFRGLKETTKDIDFIVTSGDDLSQLQAVLLELGYDIVREPDEEYEELGAQRILENDDGCRIDVFNKQVIGKLILSPGIRERSERYLDPGNLVVELVSPEDIFLFKAVAGRVDDIEDMFSLMQTGLEFDVVEAELETQVDLLEQELFVTYVNEALTDLTEQHNVTTSLHDPVAEITERVYEELEVLHALDEPKSMADLQQELDWSAADVQEILTRLEEKEAVAVTDGRVERRSTTI; the protein is encoded by the coding sequence ATGAGGGCGCGATTCGACAGCGCATATATTCGCTCAGAACTCGAGCGCATCGGCCAGCAGCTGGACAACCCACTCACCGTCTTTTTGATCGGCGGTGGGTCGATGGCATTTCGCGGACTCAAAGAGACGACCAAAGATATCGACTTCATCGTCACCTCCGGCGACGATTTGAGTCAGCTACAAGCGGTGCTACTTGAGCTGGGATACGATATCGTCCGGGAGCCGGACGAAGAGTACGAAGAGCTCGGTGCCCAGCGAATCCTGGAAAACGATGATGGGTGCCGAATCGACGTCTTCAACAAACAGGTGATCGGCAAACTGATTCTGTCTCCAGGCATCCGTGAGCGAAGCGAGCGATACCTCGACCCAGGAAATCTCGTGGTCGAACTCGTGAGTCCAGAAGACATCTTCCTGTTCAAAGCGGTCGCCGGTCGGGTGGACGACATCGAGGATATGTTCTCGTTGATGCAGACTGGCCTCGAGTTCGATGTCGTCGAAGCGGAACTCGAGACGCAGGTCGATCTCTTGGAGCAAGAGCTGTTCGTAACGTACGTCAACGAAGCGTTGACCGATCTCACCGAACAACACAACGTGACGACGTCGTTGCACGACCCCGTGGCGGAGATTACCGAGCGCGTATACGAGGAGCTCGAAGTGCTGCACGCGCTTGACGAACCGAAGTCGATGGCTGACCTGCAACAGGAGCTTGATTGGTCTGCAGCGGACGTACAGGAGATCCTGACACGACTGGAAGAGAAAGAAGCCGTTGCGGTAACCGATGGGCGCGTCGAACGTCGTTCAACGACGATTTGA
- a CDS encoding phage integrase SAM-like domain-containing protein, with protein sequence MSSLTASFERYLQDKGKGRGGDGGNYRRNAARELERFAEWAAGDRGDDDWTGIIPEDADREPTFDDLDERVFREYARHLAGDRGLKQNTVQTYYAYISAWCGWCVNEGYLEAHYAQRASAMAPLPEDDGRKPGDQQAWTSEQRHALTRHVDEEAREAIEAYTTLPDDVDPLNKQRARYAALKAARDRVLVFVLAYTAVRVGELLRDPDDPRRRGIRWEDINLEDGSMDVYRKKQQWDAASLPDPVISPLRSYRKLMDPPSERWPVFPTFDQRTLGELLQKELADRGERPKAIDERREKYARDLLLALDEDIQPPSITTGGARTILQRLSGTAEIDIDHPKHDYLAPHGGRRGMGEVLVRAFGYTVAARYLDNSEEMVRERYSHIEAGELGDVATEALDEYDSLVSGQASRSNRR encoded by the coding sequence TTGAGTTCACTCACCGCCTCGTTCGAGCGCTATCTCCAGGACAAGGGAAAGGGTCGCGGTGGCGACGGAGGGAACTACCGGCGGAACGCAGCGCGAGAGCTCGAACGGTTCGCCGAATGGGCCGCCGGCGACCGTGGCGACGATGACTGGACCGGGATCATCCCCGAGGACGCCGACCGCGAACCAACCTTCGACGATCTCGACGAGCGTGTCTTCCGGGAGTACGCTCGACACCTCGCCGGAGATCGGGGACTCAAACAGAACACGGTCCAGACATACTACGCGTACATCTCAGCGTGGTGTGGCTGGTGTGTCAATGAGGGCTATCTGGAGGCCCACTACGCACAGCGAGCAAGCGCGATGGCACCGCTTCCTGAGGACGACGGCCGCAAGCCCGGAGACCAACAGGCCTGGACGTCCGAGCAGCGCCACGCGCTCACCCGCCACGTCGACGAGGAGGCACGTGAGGCCATCGAGGCGTACACGACCCTCCCCGACGACGTGGATCCGCTCAACAAGCAACGGGCTCGCTACGCGGCACTGAAAGCCGCCCGCGACCGGGTACTCGTGTTCGTCCTCGCGTACACCGCCGTCCGCGTGGGTGAACTCCTCCGTGATCCAGATGATCCACGACGCCGTGGTATCAGATGGGAAGACATCAACCTCGAGGACGGGAGTATGGACGTCTATCGGAAGAAACAGCAGTGGGACGCCGCCTCTCTTCCTGACCCAGTTATCTCGCCGTTACGGAGCTACCGCAAACTGATGGACCCACCGTCAGAGCGGTGGCCGGTGTTCCCGACGTTCGACCAGCGAACACTCGGAGAACTCCTACAGAAGGAGCTAGCCGACCGAGGGGAACGCCCGAAGGCAATCGACGAACGACGTGAAAAGTACGCTCGTGACCTCCTGCTGGCACTTGACGAAGACATCCAGCCGCCCTCGATCACGACCGGTGGAGCACGGACGATTCTTCAGCGACTTTCAGGAACAGCGGAAATCGATATCGACCATCCAAAACACGACTATCTCGCACCACACGGCGGTCGGCGAGGGATGGGCGAAGTTCTCGTCCGAGCATTCGGCTACACGGTTGCGGCCCGATATCTCGATAACTCCGAAGAGATGGTTCGCGAGCGCTATTCCCACATTGAGGCGGGCGAGCTGGGTGATGTAGCGACAGAAGCACTCGACGAATACGATTCTCTGGTATCCGGTCAAGCATCGCGGTCAAATCGTCGTTGA